A stretch of Planctomicrobium piriforme DNA encodes these proteins:
- a CDS encoding 2-isopropylmalate synthase, whose product MADDTITIFDTTLRDGEQSPGCSMDTDEKVEIAGALVELGVDVIEAGFPIASPGDFEAVQRVARTYGERAVICGLARCRTEDIDRAWEALQDAKNVRIHIFLATSAVHREYKLKMAKEEIVRRAVDMVKYTCDRMASRSDITRPNVEFSPEDAARTELDFLCEVVEKAIAAGATTVNIPDTVGYATPNHYFKVIKTLKEQVPNIHQAVISTHCHNDLGLAVANSLSAIEAGARQVECTINGLGERAGNAALEEVVMALRTRQDYYGVRTNINTPRLYPTSRLVSSVTGMAVQRNKAIVGQNAFAHEAGIHQHGMLQNRTTYEIMRPQDVGFVGTNLVLGKHSGRHALRDRVQSLGYQLDEETLQKVFDDFIALADKKKEIYDADISALVENRSHETEQAWSIKSFHTLGGTGTIPTATIELVHQDGRIVQDAATGDGPVDAAFKCLERIVGQAATLLEYNVRSVSGGKDAQGEVALEIDVEERRYHGKGVSTDVIEASVHAYLQALNKVLSSNRGRGPRWEKGI is encoded by the coding sequence ATGGCGGACGACACGATTACAATCTTTGACACCACGCTCCGCGATGGGGAACAGTCCCCCGGTTGCAGCATGGACACGGACGAAAAGGTCGAAATCGCCGGGGCGCTTGTTGAACTGGGAGTCGACGTCATCGAAGCCGGCTTTCCCATCGCTTCGCCGGGAGACTTTGAAGCCGTGCAGCGCGTTGCCCGCACCTATGGAGAACGGGCAGTGATCTGCGGTCTCGCCCGGTGCCGGACGGAAGACATTGATCGGGCGTGGGAAGCCTTGCAGGATGCCAAAAACGTCCGCATTCACATCTTCCTCGCCACGAGCGCCGTTCACCGTGAGTACAAGCTCAAGATGGCGAAGGAAGAGATCGTCCGTCGCGCCGTCGATATGGTGAAGTATACCTGCGACCGCATGGCCTCCCGCAGCGACATTACTCGGCCGAACGTCGAGTTCTCGCCGGAAGACGCCGCACGCACCGAACTCGATTTTCTGTGTGAAGTGGTCGAGAAGGCAATTGCGGCCGGGGCCACCACGGTCAACATTCCCGATACCGTCGGCTACGCCACGCCGAACCATTACTTCAAAGTCATCAAGACGCTCAAGGAACAGGTGCCGAACATTCATCAGGCGGTGATCAGCACCCATTGCCATAACGATCTCGGACTGGCGGTCGCCAACAGTTTGTCCGCCATCGAAGCGGGCGCGCGGCAGGTGGAATGCACGATCAACGGGCTCGGCGAACGGGCGGGGAACGCCGCGCTCGAAGAAGTCGTCATGGCCTTGCGGACGCGGCAGGACTATTACGGCGTCCGCACGAACATCAACACGCCCCGCCTGTACCCCACGAGTCGACTCGTCTCCAGTGTGACCGGCATGGCCGTGCAGCGGAACAAGGCGATCGTCGGGCAGAATGCCTTCGCCCATGAAGCCGGTATCCACCAGCACGGGATGCTCCAGAACCGCACGACTTACGAAATCATGCGTCCGCAGGACGTCGGTTTCGTGGGAACGAACCTGGTGCTCGGCAAGCACAGCGGCCGGCATGCCCTGCGCGACCGAGTGCAGTCGCTCGGGTATCAACTCGACGAAGAAACCTTGCAGAAGGTGTTCGACGACTTCATCGCCCTGGCCGACAAGAAGAAGGAAATCTACGACGCGGACATCAGCGCTCTCGTCGAAAACCGTTCGCACGAAACGGAACAGGCCTGGTCGATCAAGAGCTTTCACACGCTCGGCGGCACCGGCACGATTCCCACCGCAACGATTGAACTCGTGCATCAGGACGGCCGCATCGTGCAGGATGCCGCGACGGGCGACGGCCCGGTCGATGCCGCGTTCAAATGTCTGGAACGCATCGTCGGTCAGGCGGCGACGTTGCTCGAATACAACGTCCGCAGCGTCTCCGGCGGCAAGGATGCACAAGGGGAAGTCGCTCTGGAGATCGATGTCGAGGAACGCCGTTACCACGGCAAAGGAGTCAGCACCGACGTCATCGAGGCGAGCGTGCACGCCTATCTGCAGGCACTGAACAAAGTCCTCTCCAGCAACCGCGGCCGCGGCCCCAGATGGGAGAAGGGAATCTAA
- a CDS encoding SDR family oxidoreductase: MPIQILIIGCGYLGLRAAHAWLERGHIVSALTRSSQRAAEWERIGIQPVVGDVLDPASLESLPTADVCLYAVGYDRTAPADKRSVYVDGLANVLAEIRPKIPRLIYISSTSVYGQDHGETVNEDSPCVPISEGGEICLAAEQLIRQATGADFRSCILRLAGIYGPQRLIARVEQLRAGTPLTGNPEAWLNLIHVDDAVSAVLRLAEQDSFGPLYLLSDASPLRRREFYAGIAELVGAPAPVFVAGGETGLNKRCDSTRIRHELNWELQYPDAVATLRTLF; encoded by the coding sequence GTGCCCATACAGATTCTCATCATCGGCTGCGGCTATCTCGGATTACGGGCGGCGCACGCGTGGCTGGAGCGAGGTCACATTGTCTCGGCGCTCACTCGATCGAGTCAGCGCGCGGCGGAGTGGGAGCGTATTGGCATCCAACCGGTTGTGGGCGATGTGCTTGATCCGGCTTCTCTCGAGTCGCTGCCGACTGCGGATGTTTGTTTGTATGCGGTCGGGTATGACCGCACGGCGCCCGCGGACAAGCGGTCGGTATATGTCGATGGTCTGGCGAATGTGCTTGCGGAGATTCGACCCAAAATTCCGCGTCTCATCTACATTTCCAGCACGAGCGTCTACGGGCAGGATCACGGAGAGACGGTGAATGAAGATTCACCCTGCGTGCCTATCAGTGAGGGGGGCGAGATCTGTCTGGCCGCCGAGCAATTGATTCGTCAGGCAACGGGCGCTGACTTCCGTTCCTGCATTCTGCGGCTCGCCGGCATTTATGGTCCCCAGCGGCTGATTGCCCGAGTCGAACAACTTCGAGCTGGCACTCCGCTGACAGGCAATCCTGAGGCCTGGCTGAATCTGATTCACGTCGATGACGCGGTCTCGGCGGTTTTGCGCCTCGCAGAACAAGACTCTTTTGGCCCGCTGTATCTTCTCAGCGATGCCAGTCCGCTGCGACGCAGAGAGTTCTACGCAGGCATCGCAGAACTTGTCGGTGCGCCTGCTCCGGTCTTTGTGGCTGGCGGCGAGACCGGACTCAACAAACGTTGCGACAGCACGCGCATTCGCCACGAGTTGAATTGGGAATTGCAGTATCCTGATGCGGTGGCGACCCTGCGAACCCTGTTCTGA
- a CDS encoding tetratricopeptide repeat protein — MLLCNPMSFRALSRCSLLSVCFLLFAGCGQQDEHAGKSASPVVQPARIPPVDEAAALAAEKNLAEDIAAHQQEVADLRKTIEARPAEERNRIVVNDQSYLCPDYDRDKRKFLQLLVEGYRQGTKDQGATQELCVEFLNRYTNADLCLPDAHWDQVRALLPDVQKSGTQDPLVQAYLLGMEQDLSAKDRLNRLNPLIDGVDAGRYAALSKYYLKKWRTQLERQVGSQVGMNMRFRECGLALGKAAEESREDKLAQRFLYEEYMKLIDEERIDDHERVYKSMITGNQSLWLKHVIAAEYFIDLGWHYRGSSFADTVTEEGWQKFGENLARAAPHALRAWQLEPGFPEGPLHMIVIAGAGTDGWSLWDWFYRSTDGQPDHLGIYKSMRHFLRTRWRGSNEELARLTEECIATGRFDTRIPWTALDTYQIMVEDESPNFSLRSVKGIDSQLKALTAAALQKDFEKDCCSAMTPDRLSRLFAFCVHDEQFQLARQLHEKLGDHFVSSSTRIENLPPSYVVGKVYAFTGPASEELQAQLALKRDTFLREHYPARFTAMLEVIDEARKKDSNPLAETYFAQVEQLLRQLKGYYSGEWVDLPLAADSAGWDINAPEWNVNEGKLTLKSPKGPRAAYAMPLPRFEPPYVVEAEFESDPSSTAYQFYGLTYGELVGARYGDLERWFIGIVPSAPAIMFRKASSTGPFLGRPIPKGNIQRMRAFSWTERCYVTIGQHWVLNMNEKEFIPEPRFKLGLPYKSSDSPGGQVTISNVRIHRVPKYPGDDATDAKEAEFCAKLLEIAPDDESVLTLNASYAYDHKQYEKTLKDSQAGLRINPDSDNLFVLTACALHELGRDAEAAKAFEKALNLNPSSIFALDRIAFFLATCPDDTIRNGNQALQIAQMGANDPSSYQYRFIRNMALAQAELGDFEQAKKSLARARQIFEQTDEKQEQSVLEQFDKIAAVLNDNRPYRDVPETISQPPKP, encoded by the coding sequence GCGGAAGACATTGCAGCACATCAACAAGAGGTTGCCGACCTTCGCAAGACGATCGAAGCACGACCGGCAGAAGAACGGAATCGGATTGTCGTCAACGATCAGTCTTATCTCTGTCCAGACTATGATCGCGACAAGCGAAAGTTTTTGCAGCTTCTTGTCGAAGGTTATCGACAGGGAACGAAAGACCAGGGGGCAACCCAAGAGCTTTGCGTCGAGTTTCTGAATCGCTATACCAACGCCGATCTGTGCCTGCCGGATGCCCACTGGGATCAAGTCCGCGCCCTGCTGCCCGACGTTCAGAAAAGCGGCACGCAGGATCCGCTCGTGCAGGCTTACCTGTTGGGGATGGAACAGGATCTGAGTGCGAAGGACCGACTCAACCGATTGAATCCGTTGATCGACGGGGTTGATGCGGGACGGTACGCAGCGCTCTCCAAGTACTACCTCAAAAAATGGCGAACACAGCTGGAGCGTCAAGTCGGCAGTCAGGTTGGTATGAACATGCGCTTTCGCGAATGCGGCCTCGCGTTAGGAAAAGCCGCGGAAGAGTCCCGGGAAGACAAACTCGCGCAGCGATTTCTCTATGAAGAATACATGAAACTGATCGACGAAGAGCGGATTGACGATCACGAGCGCGTCTATAAGTCGATGATCACTGGTAATCAGTCGCTCTGGCTCAAACATGTGATCGCCGCGGAGTACTTCATCGATCTCGGCTGGCATTATCGTGGATCGAGCTTTGCCGATACGGTGACCGAAGAAGGATGGCAGAAGTTTGGAGAGAATCTCGCCCGCGCAGCGCCGCACGCACTGCGTGCCTGGCAGCTTGAGCCGGGATTCCCCGAGGGGCCGTTACACATGATTGTGATTGCCGGTGCGGGCACAGACGGCTGGTCGCTCTGGGACTGGTTTTATCGTTCCACAGATGGTCAGCCAGACCATCTGGGCATCTACAAATCGATGCGACATTTTCTGCGGACCCGTTGGCGTGGTTCGAATGAGGAACTCGCGCGTTTGACCGAAGAATGCATTGCCACCGGGCGTTTCGATACGCGGATTCCGTGGACGGCGCTCGACACCTATCAAATCATGGTCGAGGACGAGTCGCCCAACTTCTCCCTGCGGTCGGTCAAAGGGATCGATTCGCAGTTGAAGGCTCTCACGGCCGCCGCATTACAAAAAGACTTCGAGAAGGACTGCTGTTCGGCCATGACTCCGGACAGGTTGTCGCGGCTGTTTGCCTTTTGCGTGCATGACGAACAGTTTCAACTCGCCCGTCAATTGCATGAAAAGCTCGGCGATCATTTTGTCTCATCGTCGACTCGAATCGAGAACCTGCCGCCAAGCTATGTGGTCGGCAAAGTCTACGCTTTCACTGGCCCGGCGTCCGAAGAACTGCAGGCGCAGTTGGCATTGAAACGCGATACGTTTTTGCGGGAACACTACCCTGCTCGCTTCACCGCGATGCTGGAAGTGATCGACGAGGCTCGCAAAAAGGACTCGAACCCGCTGGCGGAGACCTACTTCGCGCAAGTCGAGCAACTGCTGAGACAATTGAAGGGCTATTACTCAGGCGAATGGGTTGATCTGCCGCTGGCGGCAGACTCGGCCGGTTGGGATATCAACGCACCGGAGTGGAATGTCAACGAGGGCAAATTGACGCTGAAGTCGCCTAAAGGGCCCAGGGCTGCATATGCAATGCCCTTGCCCAGGTTTGAGCCTCCCTACGTTGTCGAGGCGGAATTCGAATCCGACCCGTCCAGTACTGCATATCAATTCTACGGTTTGACGTATGGAGAGTTGGTTGGCGCCCGATACGGAGATCTCGAACGATGGTTCATCGGAATCGTCCCTTCGGCGCCTGCCATCATGTTTCGAAAAGCGAGTTCAACGGGTCCTTTTCTTGGCCGTCCGATTCCAAAAGGGAATATTCAGAGAATGCGGGCGTTTTCTTGGACGGAACGCTGCTATGTAACGATCGGTCAGCACTGGGTACTGAATATGAATGAGAAGGAGTTTATTCCAGAGCCGCGATTCAAACTCGGACTTCCATACAAGTCGAGTGACAGTCCCGGCGGGCAGGTGACGATCAGCAATGTGCGGATTCATCGGGTTCCGAAATACCCTGGGGATGACGCGACTGATGCTAAAGAAGCTGAGTTCTGTGCGAAACTCCTGGAGATCGCTCCCGATGATGAGAGCGTGCTGACGTTGAATGCGTCCTACGCCTACGATCACAAGCAGTACGAAAAAACGCTGAAAGACTCTCAGGCTGGACTGCGGATCAATCCCGATTCAGACAACTTGTTTGTGCTGACCGCTTGTGCGCTGCATGAATTGGGCCGTGATGCCGAGGCCGCCAAAGCGTTCGAGAAAGCGCTGAATCTCAATCCGTCGTCGATCTTTGCACTTGATCGAATCGCCTTTTTCCTCGCCACCTGTCCGGATGACACGATTCGCAATGGAAATCAGGCGCTGCAGATCGCACAAATGGGAGCAAACGATCCGAGTTCCTACCAGTACAGATTCATCCGCAACATGGCGTTAGCCCAGGCGGAACTGGGAGACTTCGAACAGGCGAAGAAGAGCCTCGCTCGCGCCCGACAGATTTTCGAACAGACGGACGAGAAGCAGGAGCAATCGGTTCTCGAGCAATTTGACAAAATTGCGGCGGTGCTGAACGACAACCGTCCTTATCGCGATGTGCCGGAAACCATTTCGCAGCCGCCCAAACCCTGA
- a CDS encoding nucleoside deaminase, giving the protein MDLIERTIELARANVEQGGRPFACIIAKDGEPFVEAVNLVAQTHDPTAHAEICAIRDGSRKLQSEHFTGYEFYILAHPCPMCLAAMYYCSPDRVVFITQRDDYSKFYVDDRKYFTLNNFYAEVSKPWQERTMPMAYEPRPSAIEVYQRWQELNGK; this is encoded by the coding sequence ATGGACCTGATTGAGCGCACAATCGAACTGGCCCGGGCGAACGTCGAACAGGGAGGCCGGCCCTTCGCCTGCATCATTGCCAAGGATGGCGAGCCGTTCGTTGAAGCGGTCAACCTGGTCGCCCAGACGCATGATCCCACGGCGCACGCTGAAATCTGCGCGATCCGGGATGGTTCCAGAAAACTGCAGTCGGAGCATTTCACCGGCTACGAGTTCTACATCCTCGCACACCCGTGCCCGATGTGCCTGGCAGCGATGTACTACTGCAGTCCTGATCGCGTGGTCTTCATTACCCAGAGAGATGACTACTCGAAGTTCTACGTCGACGACCGCAAGTACTTCACGCTGAACAACTTCTATGCCGAGGTCAGCAAGCCCTGGCAGGAGCGAACGATGCCGATGGCCTACGAGCCCCGGCCGTCGGCGATAGAGGTGTACCAGCGGTGGCAGGAACTCAATGGGAAATGA
- a CDS encoding Dabb family protein encodes MRMLLCSICLFALFLPWVRMTHGAEPTGKLLRHIVLYKFKPEMTTAQVQEVVDAFAALPSKIDLIVSLEKGTNVSQENKSDGLTHSFVVTFRSQADLAKYLDHPAHLDYVKLVRDRREKVVVFDYWTE; translated from the coding sequence ATGCGCATGCTGCTTTGCTCGATCTGTCTGTTCGCTCTGTTTCTTCCCTGGGTGCGGATGACGCATGGAGCGGAACCGACCGGCAAGCTTCTGCGGCACATCGTGCTGTACAAGTTCAAGCCGGAAATGACCACGGCACAAGTGCAGGAAGTGGTCGACGCCTTTGCCGCGCTGCCGAGCAAGATTGACTTGATTGTCAGTCTCGAGAAGGGGACGAACGTCAGTCAGGAAAATAAATCAGATGGGCTGACCCATAGCTTCGTCGTCACGTTCCGCTCACAGGCGGACCTGGCGAAATACCTGGATCATCCGGCGCATCTGGACTATGTGAAGCTGGTCCGGGACCGGCGCGAGAAGGTCGTCGTGTTCGATTACTGGACTGAGTGA